A part of Deinococcus aerius genomic DNA contains:
- a CDS encoding c-type cytochrome has product MKNTFAVTMTLILALALGGSFAGYRIATTPHEASEAKKGGAESIGDPTTQDVKSESVPSAREAATQGSNDLSTAQGNVMEQDQAGGAKAGENGAVAADGGEDSGGAGADAGTTSNQNGGTTTDGGTKTTETGTGTGSGGTGSTGGGSGDASGGDTGSTGGSTTGTSGGQTGGTGTTGDQGSTAQNSGPQTSAPENSSLRGEGQPNVPSPTVQGSEETQLGQTGASNTEKATAASGGLSDSKAAEVSSALSGDTGEGQKKFVASCGGCHGAGGQGGIGPALNAATGPGSWDIGQFEAAVRQGHAPDRELGAVMPRFTKEQLTDEDLTDIYAYLKTLQ; this is encoded by the coding sequence ATGAAGAACACGTTCGCCGTCACCATGACGCTGATCCTGGCGCTCGCGCTGGGCGGCTCCTTTGCCGGATACCGGATTGCGACGACCCCGCACGAGGCCAGCGAGGCCAAGAAGGGCGGGGCGGAATCCATCGGCGACCCGACCACCCAGGACGTGAAGAGCGAGTCGGTGCCCTCGGCCCGCGAGGCTGCCACCCAGGGCAGCAACGACCTGTCGACCGCCCAGGGGAACGTGATGGAGCAGGACCAGGCGGGCGGCGCCAAGGCGGGCGAGAACGGCGCTGTAGCGGCGGACGGCGGCGAGGACTCCGGGGGTGCGGGGGCCGACGCGGGCACCACGAGCAACCAGAATGGCGGCACCACGACCGACGGCGGAACCAAGACGACGGAGACCGGCACCGGCACCGGGAGCGGCGGCACGGGCAGCACCGGGGGCGGCTCGGGCGATGCCAGCGGTGGGGACACCGGCAGCACTGGGGGCAGCACGACCGGCACGAGCGGTGGTCAGACCGGCGGCACGGGGACCACGGGGGACCAGGGCAGCACCGCCCAGAACAGCGGACCCCAGACCTCCGCGCCCGAGAACAGCAGCCTGCGGGGCGAGGGGCAGCCGAACGTGCCCTCGCCGACCGTGCAGGGCAGCGAGGAGACCCAGCTCGGCCAGACCGGCGCCTCCAACACCGAAAAGGCGACGGCGGCCAGCGGGGGCCTCAGCGACTCCAAGGCGGCCGAGGTCTCCAGCGCGCTCAGCGGCGACACGGGCGAGGGGCAGAAGAAGTTCGTGGCGAGCTGCGGTGGTTGCCACGGGGCGGGTGGCCAGGGCGGCATCGGCCCGGCCCTGAACGCGGCCACCGGCCCCGGTTCCTGGGACATCGGGCAATTCGAGGCCGCCGTCCGTCAGGGCCATGCGCCTGACCGCGAGCTCGGTGCCGTCATGCCCCGCTTCACCAAGGAGCAGCTCACCGACGAGGACCTGACCGACATCTACGCCTACCTCAAGACCCTGCAGTAG
- a CDS encoding group III truncated hemoglobin, with the protein MTPGPLLTTSPVKAFGLKVVEATPDGLPTAAGLLVPHDGEPVADIRDRPDRWAQLALLSGAIRRGLPILAWGTGAALAGRALGARVRPGGGSDLSPEWSELPRGAVAETWEGEVPLLWRAGSVTAWAGVTVPESLRTAFLAGLENAGPRTPGTPLEAVGGESALRPLLADFYARARADDLLGPLFAAHVDDWEAHLDRVTAFWVTMLGGGAAWRGNLKSVHAGLGVRGPHLARWLALFRAAAAAHLSPQAAARLTSRAEAMGARLGQGKPGNRPHAGRVP; encoded by the coding sequence ATGACGCCCGGCCCCCTGCTGACGACCTCCCCCGTCAAGGCGTTCGGGTTGAAGGTCGTGGAGGCCACCCCGGACGGACTGCCCACAGCGGCGGGCCTGCTGGTGCCGCACGACGGCGAGCCGGTCGCGGACATCCGGGACAGGCCGGACCGCTGGGCACAGCTCGCGCTGCTGTCGGGAGCCATCCGGCGGGGCCTCCCGATCCTGGCCTGGGGCACAGGCGCGGCGCTGGCCGGTCGGGCGCTGGGGGCGCGGGTCCGGCCGGGGGGCGGCAGTGACCTCTCGCCGGAGTGGTCCGAGTTGCCCCGCGGCGCGGTCGCCGAGACGTGGGAGGGCGAGGTACCCCTGCTGTGGCGTGCGGGGAGCGTGACGGCCTGGGCAGGCGTGACCGTGCCGGAGTCCTTGAGGACGGCCTTCCTGGCGGGCCTGGAGAATGCCGGTCCTCGGACTCCGGGAACCCCCCTGGAAGCCGTGGGCGGCGAGTCGGCGCTGCGCCCCCTGCTGGCCGACTTCTACGCGCGGGCACGGGCGGACGACCTGCTCGGCCCGCTGTTCGCCGCGCACGTCGATGACTGGGAGGCCCACCTGGACCGGGTGACGGCCTTCTGGGTCACCATGCTGGGGGGCGGGGCGGCGTGGCGGGGCAACCTGAAGAGTGTCCACGCCGGGTTGGGCGTTCGCGGGCCGCACCTCGCGCGCTGGCTGGCGCTGTTCCGGGCGGCGGCGGCGGCGCACCTCTCCCCGCAGGCCGCCGCGCGGCTCACCTCCCGGGCGGAGGCGATGGGGGCGCGGCTGGGTCAAGGAAAACCGGGGAACCGTCCTCACGCGGGGCGCGTACCGTAG
- a CDS encoding S49 family peptidase: MAPFNIPFLKKNEDKLPDGVSRPTWVILDVTGAYPERQPANPIQALLNREDTLEALEARAERLRHADWLHGVLVRISEFTAAPATAHAIRQILARLGQDKRVVAYLPQLTMTALLAASGAKEIAAPESADVLVPGFAVEPTFLGEFLKKSGIEFENLRIREYKAALTRFSQDHMDDANREQLTAYLSGLETAWALDLAAARGVSEETARAWLTGDLTSARAAQEAGLINRVAYEDELVGPGTRPLAAVIDLLMPRRGNAKDGRVAVVSLVGTIVPGKSRNNPLPIPLLGGPQAGSDTVVAALKRAKKDDKTKAIVLYVNSGGGSALASDLIWREVATSEKPVVAVMGEYAASGGYYVLTHARHIVASPYTLTGSIGVVSGKPVLREFNARHGLKPERVGRDRALMYSAARPFSDEERAHVEKGIAEVYDRFVTRVAQGRKMTPGRVNEIGRGRIWSGLDALDLGLVDELGDLHLGIERACELAGLPYDAPTWNVTPARTGPLPEFVQEAARAAQISVWPFGRERVLTWLDQEVKVR, encoded by the coding sequence ATGGCACCCTTCAACATTCCCTTCCTGAAGAAGAACGAGGACAAGCTCCCCGACGGGGTGAGCCGCCCCACCTGGGTGATCCTCGACGTGACCGGCGCGTACCCCGAGCGGCAGCCCGCCAACCCCATCCAGGCCCTGCTGAACCGTGAGGACACCCTGGAAGCCCTGGAGGCCCGCGCCGAGCGGCTGCGGCACGCCGACTGGTTGCACGGGGTCCTCGTCCGCATCTCCGAGTTCACCGCCGCGCCCGCGACCGCGCACGCGATCCGCCAGATCCTCGCCCGGCTGGGGCAGGACAAGCGGGTGGTCGCCTACCTGCCGCAGCTCACCATGACGGCGCTGCTGGCGGCGAGCGGTGCAAAGGAAATTGCCGCCCCCGAGTCGGCAGACGTGCTCGTGCCGGGCTTCGCGGTCGAGCCCACCTTCCTGGGCGAGTTCCTGAAAAAGAGCGGCATAGAGTTCGAGAATCTGCGGATTCGGGAGTACAAAGCGGCGCTGACCCGCTTCTCGCAGGACCACATGGACGACGCCAACCGCGAGCAGCTCACCGCGTACCTCAGCGGCCTGGAGACCGCCTGGGCGCTCGACCTCGCGGCGGCGCGCGGGGTGAGCGAGGAGACGGCCCGTGCCTGGCTCACGGGCGACCTCACGAGCGCGCGGGCGGCCCAAGAGGCGGGTCTGATCAACCGCGTCGCCTATGAGGACGAACTCGTCGGCCCCGGCACCCGGCCCCTGGCGGCGGTGATCGACCTGCTGATGCCCAGACGGGGGAACGCGAAGGATGGACGGGTCGCCGTTGTGTCTCTCGTCGGCACCATCGTGCCCGGCAAGAGCCGCAACAATCCCCTGCCCATCCCGCTGCTGGGCGGACCGCAGGCGGGCTCCGACACGGTCGTCGCGGCCCTCAAGCGGGCGAAGAAGGACGACAAGACCAAGGCCATCGTGCTGTACGTGAACAGCGGCGGCGGCTCGGCCCTGGCGTCGGACCTGATCTGGCGGGAGGTGGCGACCTCGGAGAAGCCCGTCGTCGCCGTGATGGGCGAGTACGCGGCGAGCGGCGGCTACTACGTGCTGACGCACGCCCGGCACATCGTCGCCAGCCCCTACACCCTGACGGGCAGCATCGGCGTGGTGAGCGGCAAGCCGGTGCTGCGCGAGTTCAACGCCCGCCACGGCCTGAAGCCCGAGCGGGTGGGCCGCGACCGCGCCCTGATGTACAGCGCCGCTCGCCCCTTCTCGGACGAGGAACGCGCCCACGTCGAGAAGGGCATCGCCGAGGTCTACGACCGCTTCGTGACCCGGGTGGCTCAGGGCCGCAAGATGACCCCGGGGCGCGTGAACGAGATCGGCCGGGGCCGCATCTGGAGCGGGCTGGACGCCCTCGACCTGGGGCTGGTGGACGAGCTGGGCGACCTGCACCTCGGCATCGAGCGGGCCTGCGAACTCGCCGGGCTCCCCTACGACGCCCCGACCTGGAACGTCACCCCCGCCCGCACCGGCCCCCTCCCCGAATTCGTGCAGGAGGCCGCCCGCGCCGCACAGATCAGCGTCTGGCCTTTCGGACGTGAGCGGGTCCTGACGTGGCTGGATCAGGAGGTGAAGGTGCGGTAG